From Myotis daubentonii chromosome 20, mMyoDau2.1, whole genome shotgun sequence, the proteins below share one genomic window:
- the RAB4A gene encoding ras-related protein Rab-4A isoform X2 has translation MSQTAMSETYDFLFKFLVIGNAGTGKSCLLHQFIEKKFKDDSNHTIGVEFGSKIINVGGKYVKLQIWDTAGQERFSRETYNALTNWLTDARMLASQNIVIILCGNKKDLDADREVTFLEASRFAQENELMFLETSALTGENVEEAFVQCARKILNKIESGELDPERMGSGIQYGDAALRQLRSPRRSQGPGAQECGC, from the exons ATGTCGCAGACGGCCATGTCCGAGACCTACG atttcttGTTTAAATTCCTGGTTATCGGAAATGCAGGAACTGGCAAGTCGTGCCTGCTTCATcagtttattgaaaaaaaat tcaAAGATGACTCCAATCATACCATAGGAGTGGAATTTGGTTCAAAGATAATAAATGTTGGTGGTAAATACGTGAAGTTGCAGATATGGGATACAGCCGGCCAGGAGCGATTCAG CCGAGAAACCTACAATGCGCTTACTAATTGGTTAACAGATGCCAGAATGCTCGCCAGCCAGAACATCGTCATCATCCTCTGCGGGAACAAGAAGGACCTGGACGCGGACCGGGAAGTGACTTTCTTAGAAGCCTCCAGATTCGCTCAAGAAAATG AACTGATGTTTTTGGAAACGAGCGCCCTGACGGGGGAGAATGTGGAAGAGGCCTTCGTTCAGTGCGCAAggaaaatccttaacaaaatcgAATCAG GTGAGCTGGACCCAGAAAGGATGGGCTCAGGCATCCAGTACGGAGACGCGGCCTTGAGGCAGCTGCGCTCGCCGCGCCGCTCGCAGGGCCCGGGCGCTCAGGAGTGCGGCTGCTAG
- the RAB4A gene encoding ras-related protein Rab-4A isoform X1: MSQTAMSETYDFLFKFLVIGNAGTGKSCLLHQFIEKKFKDDSNHTIGVEFGSKIINVGGKYVKLQIWDTAGQERFRSVTRSYYRGAAGALLVYDITSRETYNALTNWLTDARMLASQNIVIILCGNKKDLDADREVTFLEASRFAQENELMFLETSALTGENVEEAFVQCARKILNKIESGELDPERMGSGIQYGDAALRQLRSPRRSQGPGAQECGC; this comes from the exons ATGTCGCAGACGGCCATGTCCGAGACCTACG atttcttGTTTAAATTCCTGGTTATCGGAAATGCAGGAACTGGCAAGTCGTGCCTGCTTCATcagtttattgaaaaaaaat tcaAAGATGACTCCAATCATACCATAGGAGTGGAATTTGGTTCAAAGATAATAAATGTTGGTGGTAAATACGTGAAGTTGCAGATATGGGATACAGCCGGCCAGGAGCGATTCAG GTCCGTGACCAGGAGCTACTACAGAGGCGCCGCCGGGGCCCTGCTCGTCTACGACATCACCAG CCGAGAAACCTACAATGCGCTTACTAATTGGTTAACAGATGCCAGAATGCTCGCCAGCCAGAACATCGTCATCATCCTCTGCGGGAACAAGAAGGACCTGGACGCGGACCGGGAAGTGACTTTCTTAGAAGCCTCCAGATTCGCTCAAGAAAATG AACTGATGTTTTTGGAAACGAGCGCCCTGACGGGGGAGAATGTGGAAGAGGCCTTCGTTCAGTGCGCAAggaaaatccttaacaaaatcgAATCAG GTGAGCTGGACCCAGAAAGGATGGGCTCAGGCATCCAGTACGGAGACGCGGCCTTGAGGCAGCTGCGCTCGCCGCGCCGCTCGCAGGGCCCGGGCGCTCAGGAGTGCGGCTGCTAG